CGGCGCCGGCGTATCGACGGTAACCCATGCTGCGTAATCGCGCGAGTGGGCGTAGGCGTGGCGCGCCTGGCGCAGCGCGCCTTTGAGGATGGTCGCCTGCGTCTCTTGCTCTTGCTGCGTACCGCCGCGCACGAGAATTTGCACGGCCTCCTCCAGATTGAGCAGCCAGAATGGCAGGCGCGTGTTTTGGATGTTGACAACCTCGGCCAGCTCGCCGAAGGCCGCCGAGTATTCGTTGTGCGGATCGAGCAGCAGCACGTGCGCGTTGGAACGCGCGGCGAGAATTTCGGAAAGGATCAGGGTAACGGCGCACGATTTCCCGCAGCCGGTCGAACCAACGATCGCAAAGTGTTTGGCCAGCAGCTCGTCGATCATCACGAACGCCGGCTGCAGCTCGTTGTTGCCCAAGCGCCCAACTCGGACGCTCGGCACGGCCGGACGGGCATAAACCGTCAGGAGGTCGCTGCTCGTAACCGTCATGACCGCATCGCCGAGCGAGGGAAAGCGCGATACGCCCCGCTGAAACGCCGCGCCGTGATCGGCCGCCGTCGAGATCTCTCCCACCAGACCGATCGAAAGCAGAAAGCCGTTACGGCCGGCGTTGAGCTCGATCGAGTTGACGATGCCGATGATATCGCGGTAACCGCAGATCTTGACGAGGGCGCCGGCGCCGATCGCGCCTTTGGCATCCTCGCTCTTTCCTTCGACCGTGATCTCCGACCCCGTGATTTTCGTGACCTGGCCGAGGACGCGGGGGGGTTCGGTCTCCGCTGTCGTGTTGAGCTGATTTAGCGAGAGCATGCGCGTCCCCAATACTTAGTGCGCCGGCCCCATTACGCGGGCCGGCTCGGTGGTTCTCGGCTGGGCGTGGCTTGCGAGCGTGCGCGGGCAAATCCTGCCCCGTAAGAAACAAAGCGGCCCGAACGGGGCCGGAAAATCGACGGCGGCACGATTCGGCTCGACGGCGTTAACGTCGCAACATCGCCGGACGCGCTGCGCCCCTTGCTCGGATACCTCCCGCAAGATTTCGGCATCTGTTCCTATTTATCGGCTAGTCAGTTCCCCGACTGCATAGGGGCGCGCAAAAACCCAGGCGGGCACTCGCGCTGCTAGCCGCGGGTGCCCGCCTGAAGCGTTTGCCGAGAGTATTTACGGAGAGAAGGCGATGCCCCAAGGCTCGTTCAGAGGGTAGTTGTTGCGCGGAAGACCTTTTGGATAGCTCAGCTGGAGCAGGTTCTGATAGCTTTCCGAGACCAGGTACAACTCCCTCGGACTGCCGGGCGCGAAGGCTAGGCCGCTGATGACGTTGGCCATTTGTCCGTAGCTGATCTTACGCTTCGGCTTAGTTGCGCCGGGAGGAAAGACCGCCAGATATTTCGGATCGATGCCGTAGAAACTGTTGACCGGTACGATGAGGTTGCCGTGGCTATCGAAGGTGAGCGCTTCCGCGGGAAAGCTGTTCGTTCCGAGATCGAGGTTGAGATCGCTCCCTTTGCCCGAACCTTCGGTCGGATATTCATAGATGCTGTCGAGGTATCTCGACCCCGTGATCCACGAGACGTAAAGCTTATTTGACGAATCGAGGGCAAGCGCGAACGCGTACTGATTGGGGAGCGTGATCGTTACGTTTGGCGTCACGCTTCCTGCGGAGTACTCCGTAACGCTCCCAAACGAGTTCGAACCTCCGCCTTG
The Candidatus Cybelea sp. DNA segment above includes these coding regions:
- a CDS encoding ATP-binding protein; the encoded protein is MLSLNQLNTTAETEPPRVLGQVTKITGSEITVEGKSEDAKGAIGAGALVKICGYRDIIGIVNSIELNAGRNGFLLSIGLVGEISTAADHGAAFQRGVSRFPSLGDAVMTVTSSDLLTVYARPAVPSVRVGRLGNNELQPAFVMIDELLAKHFAIVGSTGCGKSCAVTLILSEILAARSNAHVLLLDPHNEYSAAFGELAEVVNIQNTRLPFWLLNLEEAVQILVRGGTQQEQETQATILKGALRQARHAYAHSRDYAAWVTVDTPAPFPVPELRRSLREAMGQINKSDTAGPYRRLEAQLTSLMEDRRFAFMFADGFEAEDNLSQIVGRLLRIPVEGKPITIVDLSGVPSEIADVIVSLISRMLFDFTLWSDPKLRPPILLACEEAHRYLPATEGAAFSACRRAISRIAREGRKYGLSLALISQRPSELSPQALSQCGTVFALRLGNDLDQRFVEGALPDTGHMMLSALSSLPSQQAVVFGEAVPLPMHIRFDTLPPEKRPRSHSASFSEAWQSDSVGVDFRDEAIRRWRTRTD